CTAAGATACAGTAAAGCGACCCAGTTTTGGATATTTAATCTGTTAGGTtcagataataaaataaaagtaaatatcATAATATTCATTTatcttatttttctctgttttaaatGTATCCACCTTTCCTGAAAATCCTTCTTGACTGTGAATGTAAACACTTCTTTGATGAGAGACCTGCTTTCCATTTATTCCATTTTAATGCGCTAAACATATCTATAATTCATGAAGTGTGTACGGTTATATTTGTCTCAATCAAACCTCTTATATGGAGAGCAATGGTTGTGTGAATAGTTGAAGACTTGAGTTATATGTCTGTGGCTATGCTCCCAGGTCAGGCCGTATAAATAGGTTAATGAGCTATTCTAAAACCTCACCCACATAGCTCAAGGAAGCTacagtagagcagctgctgctgatctGTGACACTGACTGACGATTTACTCACATTTCCTGCCTTCTTTTCTATAGATTCATGTCAATATTGTCATGCATCTAAAGCTTAGCAAAAAATATACCTAGATAACAGCTgaacaaatgtttgacatttaaatgaaagatcttcttcttttaaagtgAATGTTGATTGTGAAGAATATCATTATTTCAAATATGTGGACACAAATAACAGAAATCTTCATatttttcctaaaaaagggaagcATTTATTTTCATCCCATGCTTGGTGCTCACAGCTTAAGACATCATGCGATGCTTAAAATAACTGCATGGTATGAAGTGTTTGTCTACTGCCTGCATAGTGACAGCATGGCTGTAGCCAGCACATGTTGTGTACATAAAGGTCATCAGTGCAGCGAGTTCAAAACCATTTAAAGTAATCATGTCAGTCAAACAACCATTTTTGGATTCTTGACTTGCACAAATGCTAACAGTTAACTGCTTAAACTGTGTGACAGTTAAACGGTTTTAGAAAAGCTTATGTGAAAACTAACACTGATTTCACTGGCTTGTTTTTTAGGAAATTTACGTAACCCACCGCTTTCCAGATGTCATCCTGAGCTGGAAGAAACTGGAACCTGCAGAGGAGAAGCAGCTGTACAGGAGGCACAGCTGGTGatgcaaagacacaaagacagtcgCTGACATCATGAGCTGCGTGGAAAAGCGACACATGAGCCATCGGGCAGGGAGCATGCTCCACCACCGCTTCCCCAATGGCTTCACGGACTTGTTCATGGACGAGACCGATCGGGAGGTTAGCACTCTCACCGATCGAGCCTTCCGAAGTCTCTGCGTTGGAGATGATGCAGTTTACAATGATGACTTCTTGTGTGGATACTCGCCTTTCAGCTGCCACAAACCTCTGGCGGAGGAGCCACTTAAAAAGAATCCTATTAAGGAATCTAAAAAACAGGGGCAAAGCAAAAGTGAGAAAAATCACACCCAGCCATGGAAACACCATCAGCAGAAAACTATATCCCACATGTCATCTTTCCTCAAAGCTTTAAGCGCCACAGAGGAAAGCTGCAAGGGGATGTTAATCAAAAATGGAAGCACGACTGATGCTAATGGAGAATCGTGGGATAAAACGGCACTTCGCAGCATTCAGAGAGAGCTGTCAGAATTCTCCTCAGATTATCACACCAGTCTCACAGATCATCATTACAAAAACCCTCTTAAGCATCAGTCTGCTGATGGCTCATCCAACAAAACTGGCAAAGACATCGGCCTTCCTACAGGAAAATCCAAAAGGATTAAAAATGGGAAGGCCACTGTCAAATTAAGAAAACTTaacattaaaaacttttttctccacagtgagttTAGTCCTTTTCAGACATGGACTGATTTTAACCAGTTCCCCTTTGTCCAGGGGGACACAGTGAGCTCCGTTCTCCCCCTAGATAATATCCCTAAAATGTACGAGTTGCCGCTGTACAAGGAACTAACCAAGGCATGTAGAAAAGAAACTTTGCATGCGGAGAAGCCTCTGTCATCTCAGAAAGAAGAAGCTCAGCCTTGTTCTCCCACTGCTCCTAAACCCATGCCTCCCCCACAACCACCAAAGGTCCTACCAAAGCCCTCAGTGGCTCCAGCTGAGAAGAGGTGCTCATCCGATGGAGGGAATGGAACTGCTGCCCCCTGGAGGCGCAACAGGTCCAGAGCAACAAGTGCTGTTCTGGTCAATCAGCCTGGGATGACTCCTCCAGAAAACCATTTGAAAACAGTGGATGAAAGTCTTTTGTTGGTCAAAAAGGAAGTCATATCTGTGGAAGTCAAAGCAGTTGAGGAGGTCAGCTCTGTAGCTTCTACTCCGttcaacatctgccagctgATGACTCCGCTCATTCCCTCCAGGCAGCcgacagaaacatcagaaatcCTCCAAACGGTCCTCTCGCCTTCTGCATTTGACCTTCCGCTCAGACCGCACTCTGAGGCCAAGGGGACCCCTGAACCTCAAGTTAAGCGGGACAGCTACAAATCACTGGCCTCCAGCATCCTCTTCAACCTCAAAGACAATAGGAAAAGGGTGAAGAGCCGCTACAGTCCCCCTAAATTCAAAACTGTGGAGCTGCCCGAAGGCGGCACAGACGACAATCAGAAAAATCCACGAGCTGGTTCTGAAGGCAGTGGATCTGGTTTAAGCACACCTGCCATGACGAAAGATGGACTGACAGTCTGCAGTCCTATTTTGGAATCCCACGGATCCCCAACTGTTGATCTTACAGAGGATAGGTCTGACAGGCCTCTGTCAGACGATTATTTGTTGTCAAATCTACTTCAGAGCAAAAGGGAGGCTCTTGGGGAAGAAAACTCCACGCCCCCCTTTATATACCCAAAGAAGAACAAGAGCTCAATGGCTAAAAAGCAAAACTACCCTTCTTTGAATCTGTACAAGAAAGCCAGCCCTGTTGACGGTGATATAAAATATCTTCAAGTCCCTCAGAGCACACCTGCACATACAGATGCACCAACCGAGATGCAGAAAGTTTCGCCGCTTATGCTAAACAAAGAGCTTTCCCCTAAGGCACTGCCAGCGAACACGGGGCTTTCACCAAACACTTCAAATATCATCAAAGATTGCTTACCCCTAATTTCACCCCACACGCTTGAGAATGAGGGTCTGCCATCAGTAGGGAAAAGGCCCCCAAATGTGCCAGAGAAAACAAAGTGTCCAGTGAAAGACAGGAAGGATAAAGTCTTTGGGGCACAGCAGATGTCTAAGGAAAAAGAGGCCAGTGGCCAAATAATAAGCACAGTGGATGTGATCAGAGCAGCGAGAGAAGCAATTAATGCAGCCAAAAATAAAGCTCAGTCAGATAGCATCAACAAGCACGCAGCAGACAGAGAAGAACTGCGGCAGAAAGAAATTGATGAGAATGTTTCAAAGGAGGTGTTAGGCAGCAAGAAGGAGAGTTTGGTGGCAGAAAGCAATTTTTTATCCCAAAACAGGAATGAACTGAATAATGGAAAGCAGGTTAGCAACAGTAGTAATGTCAAGAAAGAGCCACCACCTGTTCCAGTGAGAAATATTGCTAAATCTGATATTAAACTTCCTCTTGATAAACAGCAAATGCGTAATGATGAATTGGAGGAACCAAAACTAGATTTGCCACCAAAAGAAAATGATTCCATCCAGAAACAAGGCAAGCTAAAATATATATTCTCAGCCAGACAGAATAACTATATAAAATATCAGAGATTTGCAGTGACCGATGATGAACAAGTCGAGGAGAATGAAGAGGGCAATCCGAACGTGAATGCAAGAGGGGAGTTGGATGAGGAGGCGAGAGAAATTAAAGACAGCGAGCACATAATTAATGATTTGAATGCTTTGAAAGAGCTGGAGAGAGCTAGGCTTGGTAATCGCATTCTCGAAAACGCGAGGAGCAAACTGGAGGTGGTTAACATAGACAAGGAGACGAAGGCTAAAAATGATCTGATCTCAAGGGAGCTTCGAAATATAAAGAGAGGCATGCTGTCGATAAGAGGCAACACGTCAGCCAAGAGAGAAATGTTTgcaaagagagaaaaggagcaGAACAAACAGGAGGACTTCGCAAAGTTAGATAGCAATGTAATCGTAAACAAAGCGCTCATAAATGACAACTATGACAAAGCCAAAATGGCACTCGAAGAGATCATCTCAGAaagggagaggaagaagaataaaTTAACAGAAGCAGATGCAAATCCACAGTTAGATGAGAAAGTTTGCAGTGAAAGTTATACAGCAAGGGCACAGCAAAGTAAAAACTCTACAAAAGATGCTATCACagtgaggagagagaaagaaaatgacagCACTTCTGCGCTTAAAGAAAAGGAACTAAAAGAAATGTTGAGTGATCTGAGAGACCACAATCACCTGAAACAGATTTTGGCACAGACTGAACCTAGACTTGGAGAATCACACAGATCAGGCGGTAGGGTAGCACTACCTGGCTTGAACAAGATTAGCAGTGAGGTGAACACACTCCAAAAATCTACAGGCAGACATTTGAATGACAAACTTACCGATCGTTCTAGTCACGATAATCCAGAGGCTAATTCAAAACAAGTTGCTAGACAGGTGTCTGAGGATAGCGGAGATTCCCTGATGAATGAAACTGTAGGCAGCAAAGTCGACactcctcctgttcctcctaGGATCAAAAAAGGTGGTAATAGGAGACGTGGAAGCGTCGCTAGCGAGAAAGACTCTGTGGATGAAAATGTCTGCAACAAAGATGGGAGATATGAAAATCTTGAGGTACACCTTAACGCAACGGGGAAAGATTTAGCTGTACAAGAGGTAAATACTGATTATGCTGTGCCCAGTCAGAGTGAAATCAGCTCCAGTAACGAGAGGTGGAATTTGGAGAAAAGTCTGATATCATCACAGTTCAGTGCAACTTGCAACAACTTGCACATAAATATGAGCCCAAGGAGTGCATCAGCTGAAAACAATGCTGCTAAGGCACAAGAGGCATGCAGGATAAAGCGAAAGGCCCCATTAAAACCAGATCatttaatcacagcagatgggACGGTGACTAAGAATGTAGTAATGGATGAAGAACCTACGAAAATACATGAACCGACTGAGGATAAAAATGTGGATTC
Above is a genomic segment from Maylandia zebra isolate NMK-2024a linkage group LG8, Mzebra_GT3a, whole genome shotgun sequence containing:
- the LOC101470233 gene encoding uncharacterized protein LOC101470233 — translated: MSCVEKRHMSHRAGSMLHHRFPNGFTDLFMDETDREVSTLTDRAFRSLCVGDDAVYNDDFLCGYSPFSCHKPLAEEPLKKNPIKESKKQGQSKSEKNHTQPWKHHQQKTISHMSSFLKALSATEESCKGMLIKNGSTTDANGESWDKTALRSIQRELSEFSSDYHTSLTDHHYKNPLKHQSADGSSNKTGKDIGLPTGKSKRIKNGKATVKLRKLNIKNFFLHSEFSPFQTWTDFNQFPFVQGDTVSSVLPLDNIPKMYELPLYKELTKACRKETLHAEKPLSSQKEEAQPCSPTAPKPMPPPQPPKVLPKPSVAPAEKRCSSDGGNGTAAPWRRNRSRATSAVLVNQPGMTPPENHLKTVDESLLLVKKEVISVEVKAVEEVSSVASTPFNICQLMTPLIPSRQPTETSEILQTVLSPSAFDLPLRPHSEAKGTPEPQVKRDSYKSLASSILFNLKDNRKRVKSRYSPPKFKTVELPEGGTDDNQKNPRAGSEGSGSGLSTPAMTKDGLTVCSPILESHGSPTVDLTEDRSDRPLSDDYLLSNLLQSKREALGEENSTPPFIYPKKNKSSMAKKQNYPSLNLYKKASPVDGDIKYLQVPQSTPAHTDAPTEMQKVSPLMLNKELSPKALPANTGLSPNTSNIIKDCLPLISPHTLENEGLPSVGKRPPNVPEKTKCPVKDRKDKVFGAQQMSKEKEASGQIISTVDVIRAAREAINAAKNKAQSDSINKHAADREELRQKEIDENVSKEVLGSKKESLVAESNFLSQNRNELNNGKQVSNSSNVKKEPPPVPVRNIAKSDIKLPLDKQQMRNDELEEPKLDLPPKENDSIQKQGKLKYIFSARQNNYIKYQRFAVTDDEQVEENEEGNPNVNARGELDEEAREIKDSEHIINDLNALKELERARLGNRILENARSKLEVVNIDKETKAKNDLISRELRNIKRGMLSIRGNTSAKREMFAKREKEQNKQEDFAKLDSNVIVNKALINDNYDKAKMALEEIISERERKKNKLTEADANPQLDEKVCSESYTARAQQSKNSTKDAITVRREKENDSTSALKEKELKEMLSDLRDHNHLKQILAQTEPRLGESHRSGGRVALPGLNKISSEVNTLQKSTGRHLNDKLTDRSSHDNPEANSKQVARQVSEDSGDSLMNETVGSKVDTPPVPPRIKKGGNRRRGSVASEKDSVDENVCNKDGRYENLEVHLNATGKDLAVQEVNTDYAVPSQSEISSSNERWNLEKSLISSQFSATCNNLHINMSPRSASAENNAAKAQEACRIKRKAPLKPDHLITADGTVTKNVVMDEEPTKIHEPTEDKNVDSEAHSEIPRDIISPLLLVNGVSVTQSPPDQASLSSKSSYFSVESTLHNFENVTEEVKVVNEAVRNVSRNTRGDSDRAEVEYYSLSDHESEPDAIKQPVKSPQQELEVWKASKEREDADTDERLSNNESNSATLSPVNTFSPTLGIPSLFKVKDNTFSNKLRKTIQPWSPRGSLSGSERGEDELHHAKECPELTLANESSATTSGRAVILADILTPTEMTSIQSAPQLVYPSDLQDENPQKSQAGGFLTVPQEEDRFSGLSPSSEGVESLTTSTADTSEETVLNAGLTEYDTTMGFSQSGGDNESQTGLLKPPPVLPKSEKAVLKAIKLANRRIKKEEAQKSPHRSSQSSSNSSKHRAERHKADKSEHKSSTGNRNGRRSEKEHRGKIEDDHSRSHHSKNSNSQCEQLLNKKESPSCNKSEVKHETLRQDHESLESNNQRREALPSMGSERGRSSHRHTGDKTEQRHCSSDRIISNVPVYKAHISEKQVPDRALHRTQSTDRHLGDRAERRLSADMPVNEKLDPRTQRIEKSIMDELQQRGRAKNKSNRDNPLRRSHSIDAYATEVPRPSPLSRQSSHTSQLSRQSSMEHAIVTQSFPMTQRKLLQDPDSGQYFFVDVPVQVKTKTFFDPETGSYVQLPVQPPEGAVPKASPMEVLSPPLVVYHGFVPVPLSPMAPKATTQAPHLEPEDFEQRNIERSMQMYCKDAHPYLEPLYGQNEHMLGEFIGTEELDCPS